A single Glycine soja cultivar W05 chromosome 14, ASM419377v2, whole genome shotgun sequence DNA region contains:
- the LOC114383845 gene encoding DEAD-box ATP-dependent RNA helicase 1-like, with the protein MEEEKQQPSVAVVPWMRHPVDITRCQELPVCSVPLMKRRLQSVLEENMGISKLFPVQVTLWQETIGPGDFEQDLCIKSPIGSGKTLAYALPIVKLVFDAFASLLGLHICLATGQSLLRHELSSLIYLPGEDDGPNPGFLSPLWFQSKVDILVATPERLVDHVNKLSLKHLCYVVVDEADRFKPASTNIL; encoded by the exons ATGGAGGAAGAAAAGCAGCAGCCAAGTGTGGCGGTTGTGCCATGGATGCGCCACCCTGTCGACATCACTCGCTGTCAAGAACTCCCTGTTTGTAGTGTTCCTTTGATGAAACGCAG GTTACAGTCGGTACTGGAGGAGAACATGGGAATCTCGAAGCTGTTCCCGGTTCAGGTCACACTTTGGCAAGAAACGATTGGACCGGGTGACTTTGAGCAAGACCTTTGCATAAAATCACCCATCGGAAGTGGCAAAACTTTGGCCTATGCTCTTCCCATC GTTAAGCTCGTCTTCGACGCCTTTGCATCACTGTTGGGTCTCCATATTTGCTTGGCTACTGGTCAATCTTTGCTTCGCCACGAGCTTTCTAGCCTCATTTATCTACCTGGAGAAGACGACGGTCCAAATCCTGGATTTTTGTCTCCGTTGTGGTTCCAAAGCAAGGTCGACATATTGGTAGCGACCCCTGAAAGGCTAGTGGACCATGTCAACAAGTTGTCGTTGAAGCATCTTTGTTATGTCGTGGTTGACGAAGCAGATCGATTTAAACCTGCATCTACTAATATACTATAA